From the genome of Pukyongia salina, one region includes:
- a CDS encoding acetyl-CoA C-acyltransferase produces the protein MSKKVVIVSAARTPIGSFMGSLSSLSASALGSTAIKGAMSKINLDPALVDEVYMGNVVQAGVGQAPARQAALGAGIPDSVPCTTVNKVCASGMKAVMLAAQAITLGDADIIVAGGMESMSNIPHYLHLRNGHKFGPKTMIDGMQKDGLVDAYDEQAMGVCADLCATEHQFSREEQDAFAIQSYERSAKAWAEGKFANEVVSVEVPQRRGEPIIISEDEEFKNVRMDKIPTLRPAFSKDGTVTAANASTINDGAGAVILMSEEKASAMGLTPLAIIKSYADAAQEPKWFTTAPAKALPKALAKAGLDISEIDYFEFNEAFAVVGLANMKILGLNDENVNVNGGAVSLGHPLGCSGVRILITLMNILDQNNARYGAAAICNGGGGASAVVIERV, from the coding sequence ATGAGTAAAAAAGTAGTAATTGTATCGGCAGCAAGAACACCAATTGGTAGTTTTATGGGAAGCTTATCTTCGCTTTCTGCATCCGCACTAGGATCGACTGCCATAAAAGGTGCTATGTCTAAGATCAACCTGGATCCGGCCCTTGTAGACGAAGTATATATGGGAAATGTTGTTCAGGCAGGTGTTGGGCAGGCTCCAGCAAGACAAGCTGCTTTAGGCGCTGGAATTCCGGATTCGGTACCATGTACTACAGTGAATAAGGTATGTGCATCTGGCATGAAGGCGGTAATGCTTGCTGCACAAGCTATTACTTTAGGCGATGCAGATATTATCGTGGCGGGAGGAATGGAGAGTATGAGTAATATCCCACATTACCTGCATTTAAGAAATGGACATAAATTTGGTCCGAAGACCATGATAGACGGAATGCAAAAGGATGGGTTGGTTGATGCTTACGATGAACAAGCCATGGGAGTTTGCGCCGATCTGTGTGCTACCGAACATCAATTCTCAAGGGAAGAGCAAGACGCTTTTGCCATTCAATCTTATGAACGATCTGCCAAAGCGTGGGCCGAAGGAAAGTTTGCAAACGAGGTTGTTTCTGTAGAAGTTCCACAAAGACGTGGGGAGCCGATAATTATTTCTGAAGACGAAGAATTTAAGAATGTGCGTATGGATAAAATTCCCACTCTACGCCCTGCATTTTCTAAAGATGGAACTGTTACAGCTGCCAATGCCTCTACCATTAATGATGGTGCGGGAGCTGTAATCCTAATGAGTGAAGAAAAAGCTTCGGCGATGGGGTTAACACCTTTGGCAATTATAAAAAGTTACGCAGACGCTGCCCAGGAACCTAAATGGTTCACTACAGCACCAGCCAAAGCACTACCCAAAGCATTGGCTAAGGCAGGTCTGGATATCAGTGAAATAGATTATTTCGAATTTAATGAAGCTTTTGCCGTTGTGGGTCTTGCCAATATGAAAATTCTTGGATTAAATGATGAGAATGTAAATGTAAATGGAGGTGCTGTTTCGTTAGGGCATCCTCTTGGTTGTAGCGGTGTACGAATCCTTATTACACTAATGAACATTCTGGACCAGAACAATGCACGCTACGGAGCTGCTGCTATATGTAATGGTGGTGGTGGTGCGTCAGCAGTAGTAATTGAACGAGTTTAA
- a CDS encoding HD family phosphohydrolase — MNKRLSQFSRNQALVYKIFLFIASTLLVIYLLPKGGQFKYDFQKGKPWQYENLYAPFSFTIKKSEEALANEQAEIRKNAIPYFDFNAGSVEQSKDKFQQLLDESYVDSLYSTRKQTLLNLGNNIIDKMHLHGVTAEIHAYSQEQLVYLKKGNEVEEIPYRQIVKQDDLDEKVLELIKAGTNSENVWNYMEILLKRSMVPSVTFNQQLTESAIEAEIESLNPNRGIIEKGGRIIAKGEVVEGDTFQILNSLKDEYKSQVWSKSNLIWLLVGYAMLVSLVFLMLFLFLKKYREDIYSNNTKVTFIFFNIVLMVFLTTFIVKLDAAYVYVVPLCVLPLILKAFFDPRLGLFVHVLTLLLLGFIVPNSFEYLFLQIIAGIVTILTVSELYRRANLFISVAQITFIYIIGYFAFFIIQEGNIQTLQWETFGYFILCGLATLFAHPLIYFYEKLFGLVSDVSLLELSDTNSKLLKELSNKAPGTFHHSLNVANLSEAAANEIGANAMLVRVGALYHDIGKMQNPTYFTENQLNAVNTHNELAPKESAKIIIEHVIKGIEIARKNNLPDRIIDFIRTHHGTNLVYYFYKKEKELNGDAKIEDFMYPGPIPFSRETAILMMADSVEAASKSLKNPTSSKIDAFVEKIVNAQMDNGQFLNAHITFKEIQTIKKVLKKKLNNIYHLRVEYPE; from the coding sequence ATGAACAAACGTTTATCGCAGTTCTCCAGAAATCAAGCCCTTGTCTACAAGATCTTCTTGTTTATAGCTTCTACTTTACTGGTGATATACTTACTTCCGAAAGGCGGGCAGTTCAAATATGATTTTCAGAAAGGGAAACCCTGGCAGTACGAAAATTTATATGCTCCATTTAGCTTCACCATAAAGAAAAGTGAGGAAGCCCTCGCAAATGAACAGGCCGAGATACGAAAGAACGCGATCCCTTATTTTGATTTTAACGCGGGTAGTGTGGAGCAATCCAAAGACAAATTTCAGCAATTACTCGACGAGTCCTATGTAGATTCGCTCTATAGCACAAGAAAGCAAACGCTGCTTAATTTGGGTAACAACATCATTGATAAGATGCATTTACACGGGGTAACCGCCGAGATTCATGCTTATTCGCAGGAGCAACTTGTTTATTTGAAAAAAGGCAACGAGGTAGAGGAGATCCCATATCGCCAGATCGTAAAACAGGATGACCTGGATGAAAAAGTGCTGGAATTGATTAAAGCAGGCACCAATTCGGAGAATGTATGGAATTATATGGAGATCCTTCTAAAACGATCCATGGTACCAAGTGTGACCTTCAACCAGCAACTTACCGAATCTGCAATTGAAGCGGAAATTGAAAGTCTTAACCCTAACCGAGGAATCATAGAAAAAGGAGGCCGGATCATTGCCAAAGGGGAAGTTGTTGAGGGAGATACCTTTCAGATTCTCAATTCTTTAAAAGATGAGTATAAATCGCAGGTATGGAGTAAATCTAATCTCATATGGCTGCTGGTAGGCTACGCAATGCTGGTATCCCTCGTCTTTTTAATGTTGTTTTTATTTCTGAAAAAATACAGAGAAGATATCTATTCCAATAATACCAAGGTCACGTTTATATTTTTCAATATCGTGTTAATGGTATTTCTCACCACTTTTATCGTTAAACTCGATGCTGCTTATGTTTATGTGGTTCCTTTATGCGTTCTGCCACTTATTCTGAAAGCCTTTTTCGATCCACGGCTGGGCCTCTTTGTGCATGTTCTTACTTTGTTATTACTAGGATTTATAGTACCCAATAGCTTTGAGTACCTGTTTTTGCAAATTATTGCGGGAATTGTAACCATACTTACCGTATCCGAACTATACCGAAGAGCCAATCTTTTTATCTCTGTGGCACAAATAACCTTCATTTACATAATAGGGTACTTCGCTTTTTTTATCATTCAGGAAGGAAATATACAGACCTTACAATGGGAGACATTTGGTTATTTCATCTTGTGTGGTTTGGCTACGCTGTTTGCGCACCCATTAATATACTTCTATGAAAAGTTATTCGGACTGGTATCTGATGTATCTTTACTTGAATTAAGCGACACTAATAGTAAGTTACTCAAGGAGTTATCAAATAAGGCACCAGGTACTTTTCACCACTCATTGAATGTTGCAAATCTTTCCGAAGCCGCTGCAAATGAGATAGGTGCCAATGCCATGCTGGTAAGGGTAGGAGCCTTGTATCACGATATTGGAAAGATGCAGAATCCAACATACTTTACAGAAAATCAGCTCAACGCTGTAAATACTCATAATGAGTTAGCCCCAAAAGAAAGTGCAAAGATCATTATAGAGCATGTGATCAAGGGAATTGAAATTGCCAGGAAGAATAATTTGCCGGATCGTATTATCGATTTTATTCGTACCCATCATGGAACTAATCTCGTGTATTACTTTTATAAGAAAGAGAAAGAATTGAATGGTGACGCCAAAATTGAGGATTTCATGTATCCCGGACCTATACCATTTTCCAGAGAAACCGCTATACTTATGATGGCAGACAGTGTAGAGGCGGCGAGCAAAAGCCTTAAAAACCCTACATCTTCCAAGATCGATGCCTTTGTGGAAAAGATAGTCAATGCTCAAATGGATAATGGGCAGTTCCTGAATGCGCACATTACTTTCAAGGAAATTCAGACAATAAAAAAGGTTCTGAAAAAGAAGCTAAATAATATCTATCATCTTCGGGTGGAGTACCCGGAATAA
- the nagB gene encoding glucosamine-6-phosphate deaminase, whose translation MIKIAYQPAGQFESTRFEKIHNVEFPHYSEASIAVANEIANLIKEKDKKGEYCVLGLATGSSPIKVYEELVRLHKEEGLSFKHVVTFNLDEYYPMDKKNLQSYNHFMQEHLFAHIDIKDENIHIPNGELAYEDIHDFCLNYEEKIASFGGLDLQLLGIGRTGHIGFNEPGSHFNSGTRIITLDHITRVDASDSFLGIDNVPRRAITMGIATVRKAKRIILLAWGQHKAEIVKETIEGEISSEVPATYLQSHENTTFILDYEAGSQLTRNKTPWLVGPCNWTSELKRKAIVWLCESTNRSILRLTDKDYNNHGMSGLLAEEGSAYDLNIQMFNTLQHTITGWPGGKPDADDSKRPERAKPASKRVLVFSPHPDDDVISMGGTLDRLIEQGHDVHVVYQTSGNIAVSDQEALKFIEIANFLEPDSGLKMELLKELKNKKDHTIDSIALRQLKGNIRRSESYAALRYLGLPDNKVHFLDLPFYETGKVKKSGLTDVDIELMIGIITKIKPHQIYAAGDLADPHGTHKVCLDALFEALNRLSSESFMQQCWVWLYKGAWHEWELHEIEMAVPMSPDQVIKKRHAIFFHQSQKDRVMYQGDDEREFWMRAEERNKNTAALYRLVGMADYAAMEAFVRYRF comes from the coding sequence ATGATAAAGATCGCATATCAACCGGCCGGACAATTTGAAAGTACGAGGTTTGAGAAAATTCATAATGTAGAATTTCCACATTACAGCGAAGCCTCTATCGCTGTTGCAAACGAAATTGCAAATCTCATTAAGGAAAAGGATAAGAAGGGAGAGTATTGCGTCCTCGGACTCGCAACTGGCTCATCTCCAATAAAAGTATATGAAGAACTGGTGAGATTACACAAGGAGGAAGGTCTTAGCTTTAAACATGTAGTCACTTTCAATTTGGATGAATATTATCCTATGGATAAGAAAAACCTGCAAAGTTATAATCACTTTATGCAGGAACATTTATTCGCTCATATAGACATTAAAGACGAGAACATACATATTCCTAATGGAGAACTGGCCTACGAAGATATTCATGACTTTTGTCTTAATTACGAAGAGAAGATAGCATCTTTCGGTGGATTAGACTTGCAATTACTGGGGATAGGGCGTACGGGGCATATTGGTTTCAATGAACCCGGTTCTCATTTTAATTCCGGTACACGAATTATAACCCTGGACCATATCACCAGGGTAGATGCATCAGATTCTTTTCTCGGTATTGACAATGTCCCCCGTAGGGCGATCACCATGGGTATAGCGACCGTACGGAAGGCCAAACGAATTATTTTACTGGCCTGGGGACAGCATAAAGCCGAGATCGTAAAAGAGACTATTGAAGGAGAAATTTCTTCTGAAGTACCAGCCACTTATTTGCAAAGTCATGAGAATACTACCTTCATACTCGACTATGAGGCAGGCTCACAACTTACTCGTAATAAAACCCCTTGGTTAGTTGGCCCGTGTAATTGGACATCGGAATTGAAACGCAAAGCGATCGTATGGTTATGCGAATCAACCAATAGATCTATCCTTCGACTTACAGACAAAGATTACAACAATCACGGGATGTCCGGATTATTAGCGGAGGAAGGATCGGCCTACGATCTTAATATCCAAATGTTCAATACGTTGCAACATACTATTACAGGATGGCCTGGAGGTAAACCCGATGCAGACGATAGCAAACGGCCTGAACGTGCTAAACCGGCTTCCAAAAGGGTATTGGTTTTTAGCCCACACCCGGATGACGATGTAATTTCAATGGGGGGAACGCTAGACCGATTAATAGAGCAAGGTCATGACGTACATGTGGTATATCAAACTTCAGGCAACATAGCAGTTTCAGACCAGGAAGCCCTAAAATTTATTGAGATCGCCAATTTTCTGGAACCGGACTCAGGTTTAAAGATGGAACTTCTTAAAGAACTCAAAAATAAAAAAGATCATACCATCGATAGTATTGCACTACGGCAACTAAAAGGAAATATTAGAAGAAGTGAATCCTACGCTGCTCTGCGATATTTGGGATTACCCGACAACAAAGTGCATTTTCTGGACTTACCTTTCTACGAAACGGGAAAGGTGAAAAAAAGCGGTTTAACCGATGTGGATATCGAATTAATGATTGGGATAATTACTAAGATAAAACCACATCAGATATATGCTGCAGGAGATCTTGCCGATCCACACGGTACTCATAAAGTGTGTTTGGATGCATTATTTGAGGCCTTGAACAGGCTTTCATCCGAATCTTTTATGCAACAGTGCTGGGTTTGGCTCTATAAAGGAGCGTGGCACGAATGGGAATTGCACGAGATCGAGATGGCCGTACCTATGAGTCCGGACCAGGTGATCAAAAAAAGACACGCTATTTTCTTTCATCAGTCGCAAAAAGACAGAGTAATGTACCAGGGTGATGACGAAAGAGAATTCTGGATGCGAGCTGAAGAACGAAATAAGAACACAGCGGCACTTTACAGGTTGGTTGGAATGGCCGATTATGCCGCTATGGAAGCTTTTGTTCGGTATCGGTTTTAA
- a CDS encoding formylglycine-generating enzyme family protein, producing MKTYFLYLLLFIVFCSCNEASKDSEKDVNSTLVGANFLCYVDGKIPDHIKRIRDTIALYDSKLRTDTAFKKRIEGMRLIPGGVFMMGAVGELALDREYPKHPVSVDGFYMDTYEVTNADFKRFVEATGYKTIAERPVDWEELKKHVPIGTPKPSDDLLQPGSLVFTPNRNTTQLGDISQWWSWTNFANWKHPEGPESTIEGKDDHPVVHIALEDAKAYAKWAGKRLPTEAEWEWAARGGLQDPIYPWGDCDVNDAPYRANFFQGIFPTTNTLKDTYQATAPVGSFISNGYGLYDMAGNVWEITADWYDENYYKTLTISDTLNNPSGAEKASFGDGYFTLHSVIKGGSFLCNDSYCASYRVSARMPLEMDAAMNHVGFRCVVDIKELKK from the coding sequence ATGAAAACCTACTTTCTTTATTTGCTGTTGTTTATTGTATTCTGCAGTTGTAACGAAGCCTCTAAGGATTCTGAAAAAGATGTCAATTCTACACTGGTAGGTGCAAATTTCTTATGTTATGTAGACGGAAAAATTCCCGATCATATTAAACGAATTAGGGATACCATTGCCCTTTACGACTCTAAGCTTAGAACGGATACAGCATTTAAGAAACGAATCGAAGGAATGAGATTAATACCCGGAGGAGTGTTTATGATGGGCGCTGTTGGAGAGCTGGCACTGGATAGGGAATATCCCAAACACCCGGTAAGTGTGGACGGGTTCTACATGGATACCTATGAGGTTACTAACGCCGATTTTAAAAGATTTGTGGAAGCAACAGGGTATAAAACTATCGCGGAGCGACCGGTTGATTGGGAAGAGTTAAAAAAACATGTTCCGATAGGAACACCAAAGCCTTCCGATGACTTACTACAGCCGGGTTCGCTTGTTTTTACGCCAAACCGCAATACTACACAGCTCGGTGATATTTCCCAATGGTGGTCATGGACCAACTTCGCAAATTGGAAACATCCGGAAGGGCCGGAAAGCACCATAGAAGGAAAAGATGATCATCCGGTGGTTCATATTGCTTTGGAAGACGCAAAGGCATATGCCAAATGGGCTGGGAAAAGATTGCCAACAGAGGCCGAATGGGAATGGGCTGCCCGTGGGGGCTTGCAGGATCCCATATATCCCTGGGGAGATTGCGATGTGAATGATGCTCCTTATAGAGCAAATTTCTTTCAAGGAATTTTCCCTACCACAAATACATTAAAGGATACTTATCAGGCTACCGCACCTGTAGGAAGTTTTATAAGCAATGGGTACGGACTTTACGATATGGCTGGAAATGTTTGGGAGATAACAGCCGATTGGTACGATGAGAATTATTATAAAACCCTAACGATTTCAGACACCCTTAATAATCCATCCGGTGCTGAAAAAGCATCTTTCGGTGATGGATACTTTACTCTACATAGTGTAATTAAAGGCGGATCGTTTTTATGTAATGACAGTTATTGCGCCAGTTATAGGGTTTCAGCACGTATGCCCCTCGAAATGGATGCAGCGATGAATCACGTGGGTTTTAGATGTGTGGTTGATATTAAAGAGTTGAAAAAATAG